A stretch of bacterium DNA encodes these proteins:
- a CDS encoding crotonase/enoyl-CoA hydratase family protein has protein sequence MSERDPEGRISVEQRGHLLLIGIDRPEKRNGFTPQMWGQLRDAYTRLDEEEELRVGILFGHGEHFTAGLDLPKWHDRMKEAGSAPRESNRVDPAGLTGRACRKPIVVAVRGITFTAGIEYMLGADIVVAADDCRFSQLEPKRGIMATGGATIRFVERGGWGNAMYHLLVVDEFDAAEALRCGLVQEVVPAGTELDRAIELSEKIAALAPKAIQATKASSRLYALKGQEAAVAEFQETQRRLANTEDAAEGVASFVERRDPVFKGK, from the coding sequence ATGAGCGAGCGCGATCCGGAAGGTCGCATCAGCGTCGAACAACGTGGGCATCTCCTCCTGATCGGCATCGACCGGCCGGAGAAGCGAAACGGCTTCACCCCACAGATGTGGGGCCAGCTGCGCGATGCCTACACCCGCCTCGACGAGGAGGAGGAGCTGCGCGTTGGGATCCTGTTCGGCCATGGCGAGCATTTCACGGCGGGCCTGGACCTTCCCAAGTGGCACGATCGCATGAAGGAGGCGGGCAGTGCACCGCGAGAATCGAACCGTGTGGATCCGGCCGGGCTCACGGGGCGCGCCTGCCGCAAGCCGATCGTCGTAGCTGTTCGGGGTATCACCTTTACTGCGGGAATCGAATACATGCTAGGTGCGGATATCGTCGTCGCCGCGGATGACTGTCGATTCTCCCAGCTGGAACCCAAACGCGGAATCATGGCGACGGGTGGCGCAACGATTCGCTTCGTCGAGCGTGGCGGTTGGGGGAACGCGATGTACCACCTGCTCGTGGTGGACGAGTTCGATGCAGCGGAAGCCCTGCGCTGCGGACTCGTCCAGGAAGTCGTACCCGCCGGAACTGAACTGGATCGCGCGATCGAATTGAGTGAGAAGATCGCGGCGCTCGCGCCCAAGGCCATCCAAGCGACCAAGGCCTCCTCCCGGCTCTACGCGCTCAAAGGCCAGGAGGCCGCCGTCGCAGAATTCCAGGAAACCCAACGCCGGCTCGCCAACACTGAAGATGCGGCCGAGGGCGTAGCATCCTTCGTCGAACGCCGAGACCCCGTTTTCAAGGGGAAGTAG